In the Dioscorea cayenensis subsp. rotundata cultivar TDr96_F1 unplaced genomic scaffold, TDr96_F1_v2_PseudoChromosome.rev07_lg8_w22 25.fasta BLBR01000599.1, whole genome shotgun sequence genome, one interval contains:
- the LOC120254730 gene encoding S-adenosyl-L-methionine:benzoic acid/salicylic acid carboxyl methyltransferase 3-like encodes MEAGCQKEIMFLLNDLPGNDFNTIFRSLSFYEKKVKEENGNRVLPYFVAGVPGSFYGRLFPRNSLHFAHSSYCLMWLSQVPVGIENGGVNINQGNIYISRTSPPIVLKLYVEQFKRDFSSFLKCRSQELVNGGQMILSFLGRKSSDPSKAELCHFYDLVADALNSMVQEGLLEEEKVNTFNMPLYAASKEEVQQVIQSEGSFYIEQMQILESNWDPFDDSDDDKVFDNVMSGHNVAKYKRAVLEPLLVRHFGEQAFVDQVFARYAQNVAMHLLKEKTKHIVFILALKAKYLNN; translated from the exons ATGGAAGCCGGATGTCAAAAGGAGATAATgtttttgttgaatgatttacCAGGCAATGACTTCAATACAATATTCAGATCACTGTCTTTTTATGAGAAGAAGGTTAAAGAAGAGAATGGGAATCGAGTGCTGCCTTATTTTGTTGCTGGTGTTCCTGGTTCCTTTTATGGAAGACTCTTTCCTCGCAATAGTCTTCATTTTGCTCACTCTTCTTATTGTCTCATGTGGCTTTCTcag GTTCCAGTAGGAATTGAGAATGGTGGGGTTAATATTAACCAAGGGAACATCTACATCTCAAGAACAAGTCCCCCAATTGTATTAAAGTTATATGTAGAGCAATTCAAGAGAGACTTCTCAAGCTTCCTCAAGTGTCGTTCTCAAGAACTTGTCAATGGAGGACAAATGATTTTATCCTTTTTGGGCAGGAAAAGTTCTGATCCATCTAAAGCTGAACTTTGTCATTTTTATGATTTGGTAGCCGATGCACTCAACTCCATGGTTCAAGAG GGACTGTTGGAAGAAGAGAAGGtgaacacattcaacatgccaTTGTATGCTGCATCAAAGGAAGAAGTGCAACAAGTGATACAAAGTGAAGGATCATTCTACATTGAACAAATGCAAATCCTTGAATCAAACTGGGACCCATTTGATGACTCAGATGATGATAAAGTCTTTGATAATGTGATGAGTGGGCACAATGTGGCCAAGTATAAAAGAGCAGTGTTAGAACCATTACTTGTTCGGCACTTTGGAGAACAAGCCTTTGTTGATCAAGTGTTCGCGAGGTATGCTCAAAATGTGGCCATGCATCTCCTCAAAGAGAAAACCAAGCACATTGTCTTCATCTTGGCTTTGAAGGCAAAGTATCTCAACAATTAA